One Candidatus Cloacimonadota bacterium genomic window carries:
- the rpsM gene encoding 30S ribosomal protein S13: MAHIAGIEIPKTKRLFIGLTYIYGIGRNRAIEICQKANIDFMKKVADLTLDEEKILRDIIQNDYIVEGTLRTQVAMNIKRLMEIGCYRGLRHKRGLPVRGQRTHTNARTRKGPRSSAIKKKK, from the coding sequence TTGGCACATATTGCAGGTATTGAGATTCCCAAAACAAAGCGGCTCTTCATTGGTCTTACCTATATCTATGGTATCGGCAGAAACCGAGCTATTGAAATATGTCAGAAAGCCAATATCGATTTTATGAAGAAAGTTGCTGATCTCACTTTAGATGAAGAAAAGATCTTGCGCGATATCATCCAGAATGACTACATCGTGGAAGGTACTTTAAGAACCCAGGTTGCCATGAACATCAAAAGGCTCATGGAAATTGGTTGCTATCGCGGTTTGCGCCATAAACGCGGTTTGCCTGTGCGCGGTCAAAGAACTCACACCAATGCCCGCACCCGCAAAGGTCCCCGTTCCAGCGCCATTAAGAAGAAGAAATAG